The Ensifer adhaerens genome contains a region encoding:
- a CDS encoding SDR family NAD(P)-dependent oxidoreductase has product MAGRLSGKVALISGGAGGCGLAASELFAREGAKVGIVDLPRSKGEEVAASIRANGGEAIFAPADVSVSAEVTSAVKAVEAALGAITVLFNHAGILAVGPFLETEEDEWDRLMAVNVRSMFLMTKAVLPGMLAAGGGSIVCTSSISAVAATPMEVLYDTTKGACHMFARAIAVEFRDRGIRCNAVCPGFIATDHGKRELVGLSKYGVDVSEAAIAAQQGRMCDPKEVANAALFLASDEASFINGTHLFVDNCFTAV; this is encoded by the coding sequence ATGGCAGGCAGGCTTTCAGGCAAGGTGGCGCTGATCAGCGGTGGCGCGGGAGGCTGCGGTCTTGCCGCATCCGAACTTTTCGCGCGCGAAGGCGCCAAGGTCGGCATCGTCGATCTGCCGCGCAGCAAAGGCGAAGAGGTGGCCGCCTCGATCCGCGCCAACGGCGGCGAGGCGATTTTTGCCCCGGCCGACGTCTCGGTGTCGGCCGAGGTGACGTCCGCCGTCAAGGCGGTTGAAGCGGCCCTCGGCGCCATCACCGTGCTTTTCAACCACGCCGGCATCCTCGCCGTCGGTCCCTTCCTCGAAACGGAGGAGGACGAGTGGGACCGGCTGATGGCGGTCAATGTGCGCAGCATGTTCCTGATGACCAAGGCGGTACTGCCAGGCATGCTTGCGGCCGGCGGCGGCAGCATTGTCTGCACCTCGTCGATTTCGGCCGTGGCCGCAACGCCGATGGAGGTGCTCTATGACACCACCAAGGGCGCCTGCCACATGTTCGCGCGCGCCATCGCCGTGGAATTCCGCGACCGCGGAATCCGCTGCAACGCCGTCTGCCCGGGCTTCATCGCCACCGACCACGGCAAGCGCGAGCTCGTCGGGCTCAGCAAATACGGCGTCGACGTTTCGGAAGCGGCGATCGCCGCGCAGCAGGGCCGCATGTGCGATCCGAAGGAAGTGGCGAACGCGGCATTGTTTCTGGCGAGTGACGAGGCGAGCTTCATCAACGGCACGCATCTGTTCGTCGACAATTGCTTCACCGCGGTTTGA
- a CDS encoding LptA/OstA family protein codes for MSVTTASFFKISASLAIAGAGALIIASGAFAQATSSKMKGLELSNDKPIQIESDKLEIKDPESKAIFTGNVKVVQGTTTLQAGNMVVFYKSGGGSVSSGDADIDRIEVSEKVFLSSGTQQATADTGSFDMTKQVFVLKGDKVVLSEGKNVFVGCQLNVQMETGEAQLEACGGRVQIQLDPKSRKTN; via the coding sequence ATGTCGGTCACAACCGCATCATTTTTCAAGATTTCCGCCAGCCTGGCCATTGCCGGAGCGGGCGCTTTGATTATTGCCTCCGGCGCTTTTGCGCAGGCCACGTCGAGCAAGATGAAGGGCCTTGAGCTGTCCAACGACAAGCCGATCCAGATCGAGAGCGACAAGCTCGAAATCAAGGACCCGGAAAGCAAGGCGATTTTCACCGGCAACGTCAAGGTCGTGCAGGGCACGACGACGCTGCAGGCCGGCAATATGGTCGTCTTCTACAAGTCCGGCGGCGGCTCGGTTTCGAGCGGCGACGCCGACATCGACCGTATCGAGGTCAGCGAAAAGGTGTTCCTGAGCTCCGGCACGCAGCAGGCGACGGCCGATACCGGCTCGTTCGACATGACCAAGCAGGTCTTCGTTCTCAAGGGCGACAAGGTCGTTCTCTCCGAAGGCAAGAACGTCTTCGTCGGCTGCCAGCTTAACGTCCAGATGGAAACCGGTGAGGCCCAGCTCGAAGCCTGCGGCGGCCGCGTGCAGATCCAGCTCGACCCGAAGTCCCGCAAGACGAACTGA
- the hpf gene encoding ribosome hibernation-promoting factor, HPF/YfiA family has product MSVRVSGKQMEIGDSFRARIGEQIEQAVTKYFDGGYSSQVTVEKSGPRFSADCKLHLDTGVVMQANGQANDPQAAFDAASDRIEKRLRRYKRKLKDHHNGNGQNAAEVAYTVMDSVPFEDDEVPEDYAPTIVAESSKQLRTMSVASAVMALDMTDEPVLMFRTPGKAELNIVYRRNDGNIGWIDAANIKA; this is encoded by the coding sequence ATGAGTGTGCGTGTATCCGGTAAACAGATGGAAATCGGCGATTCGTTCCGCGCCCGCATTGGCGAGCAGATCGAGCAGGCCGTTACCAAATATTTCGACGGAGGATATTCAAGCCAGGTCACTGTGGAAAAATCCGGGCCGCGCTTCAGCGCCGACTGCAAGCTTCATCTCGATACGGGCGTGGTAATGCAGGCGAACGGCCAGGCGAACGATCCACAGGCTGCGTTTGACGCGGCGTCGGATCGCATCGAAAAGCGTCTGCGTCGCTACAAGCGCAAGCTGAAGGATCACCACAACGGCAACGGACAGAACGCTGCCGAGGTGGCTTACACAGTGATGGATTCGGTGCCGTTCGAGGACGACGAAGTTCCCGAGGATTATGCGCCGACCATCGTGGCTGAGAGCTCGAAACAATTAAGGACGATGTCTGTCGCAAGCGCCGTGATGGCGCTCGACATGACGGACGAACCCGTCCTGATGTTCCGCACTCCCGGCAAGGCCGAACTGAATATCGTCTACAGGCGCAACGATGGAAATATTGGCTGGATCGATGCTGCCAATATCAAAGCATGA
- a CDS encoding SRPBCC family protein, with product MDMTGEERIAAGRDAVWRGLNDPEILKRCIPGCQSLEMTSPTELAAVVKIKIGPVSASFTGNVVLSNLNPPQSYTISGEGKGGIAGFAKGGADVALTADGDETVLHYDVKAEIGGKLAQLGSRLIDSTAKKLAQQFFADFSAAVGGTAEAAS from the coding sequence ATGGACATGACCGGCGAAGAGCGGATTGCGGCTGGGCGCGACGCGGTGTGGCGCGGCCTCAACGACCCGGAAATCCTCAAGCGATGCATTCCCGGGTGCCAGTCGCTGGAGATGACGTCGCCAACCGAGCTTGCGGCCGTGGTGAAGATCAAGATCGGCCCGGTCTCGGCCTCCTTCACCGGCAATGTCGTGCTCTCCAATCTCAATCCGCCGCAGAGCTATACGATCTCGGGCGAAGGAAAGGGCGGCATCGCCGGCTTTGCCAAGGGCGGCGCCGACGTCGCCTTAACAGCGGACGGGGACGAAACGGTGCTGCATTACGACGTCAAGGCGGAGATCGGTGGCAAGCTCGCGCAGCTCGGCTCGCGCCTGATCGACTCAACCGCCAAGAAACTGGCGCAGCAATTCTTCGCCGATTTTAGCGCCGCCGTCGGCGGTACGGCGGAAGCTGCGAGCTAA
- a CDS encoding lipopolysaccharide assembly protein LapA domain-containing protein: MFKKLINIVVLVPVAIILIVLSVANRQSVTLALNPFRPEDSVLSVSAPFFVFLFLAVIVGVILGAAATWFSQGKYRRRARNEANEAVKWHREAEKHRSQAEKLATQATLAAPQN; encoded by the coding sequence ATGTTCAAGAAACTGATCAACATCGTTGTTCTCGTGCCGGTCGCTATCATCCTGATTGTGCTGAGCGTGGCCAACCGCCAGAGCGTAACGCTGGCGCTGAACCCCTTCCGGCCGGAAGACAGCGTGCTTTCCGTGAGCGCGCCGTTCTTCGTCTTCCTGTTCCTTGCGGTCATCGTCGGCGTCATCCTCGGTGCCGCCGCGACCTGGTTCAGCCAGGGCAAGTACCGGCGGCGCGCGCGCAACGAGGCGAACGAAGCAGTGAAGTGGCACCGCGAGGCGGAGAAACACCGCAGCCAGGCGGAAAAGCTCGCAACCCAGGCGACGCTCGCAGCGCCGCAGAACTGA
- the grpE gene encoding nucleotide exchange factor GrpE produces the protein MTDDTNKHGPEATDEVFDAAPDAAEAAAVAEPDPLELARAESAELRDKYLRLAAEMDNLRRRTERDVKDAKSYSVAGFARDMLAVSDNLRRALDAIPAEAKEAGEAGLNTLIEGVEMTERSMLSALERHGVKKLEPEGQKFDPNFHQAMFEIPNADVPNNTVLQVVQAGYTIGDRVLRPAMVGVSKGGPKVVAGENGDAPTA, from the coding sequence ATGACCGACGATACGAACAAGCACGGACCCGAGGCCACCGACGAGGTATTCGACGCCGCACCGGACGCTGCCGAGGCAGCAGCCGTTGCCGAGCCCGATCCGTTGGAACTCGCCCGGGCCGAAAGCGCCGAGCTGCGCGACAAGTACCTTCGGCTTGCCGCCGAAATGGACAACCTGCGCCGTCGCACCGAACGCGACGTCAAGGATGCCAAGTCCTACTCCGTCGCTGGCTTTGCCCGCGACATGCTGGCGGTATCTGACAACCTGCGCCGCGCGCTCGATGCCATTCCCGCGGAAGCCAAGGAAGCCGGTGAGGCCGGTCTCAACACGCTGATCGAAGGCGTGGAGATGACCGAGCGCTCGATGCTCTCGGCGCTTGAGCGCCACGGCGTCAAGAAGCTGGAGCCGGAAGGCCAGAAGTTCGACCCGAACTTCCACCAGGCGATGTTCGAAATCCCGAATGCGGATGTGCCGAACAACACGGTGCTGCAGGTCGTCCAGGCCGGCTACACCATCGGCGACCGCGTCCTGCGTCCGGCCATGGTCGGCGTTTCCAAGGGCGGCCCCAAGGTCGTCGCTGGCGAAAACGGCGACGCGCCGACCGCCTGA
- the ptsN gene encoding PTS IIA-like nitrogen regulatory protein PtsN: MALAGLLHQNAIIPAMRANSKKQLLQELAAKASKITGVPEREIFDVILQRERLGSTGVGNGIAIPHGKLNNLPSIIGIFARLDTPVDFEALDDQPVDLVFLLLAPEGAGADHLKALSRIARVLRDQDMVAKIRSSDSASAIYTLLDDDATSHAA, translated from the coding sequence ATGGCATTGGCAGGTCTACTGCATCAAAATGCGATCATCCCGGCCATGAGGGCCAACTCGAAAAAACAGCTCCTTCAGGAATTGGCGGCAAAAGCTTCTAAGATCACCGGGGTTCCCGAGCGTGAAATCTTCGACGTGATCCTGCAGCGCGAGCGCCTTGGTTCCACCGGCGTCGGCAACGGCATCGCCATTCCGCACGGCAAGCTCAACAATCTCCCCTCGATCATCGGCATTTTCGCGCGTCTCGACACGCCCGTCGATTTCGAGGCGCTCGACGACCAGCCGGTCGATCTCGTATTCCTGCTGCTCGCTCCGGAAGGCGCCGGCGCGGACCACCTCAAAGCCCTGTCGCGTATCGCCCGCGTGCTTCGCGACCAGGACATGGTCGCCAAGATCCGCTCGAGCGATTCCGCCAGCGCGATCTACACGCTGCTCGACGACGACGCGACCTCGCACGCGGCCTGA
- the rpoN gene encoding RNA polymerase factor sigma-54 — protein sequence MALSASLHLRQSQSLVMTPQLMQSIQLLQMTHLELNQFIAQEVEKNPLLEFQANDDQVAPEQGEMAGGDERGGSDDGGGQADLYDSATSQSGERLDDQLDADFANVFQDDTTPQRADAPELLGQWKSMPGGGEGEDYDLDDFVAGRKSLRETLLEQLPFALPAPSDRLIAQHLIDLLDDAGYLQADLGEVGERLGAAHADVLRVLLTLQQFDPPGVFARSLGECLAIQLRARDRLDPAMEALLANLELLARRDFATLKKICGVDEEDLIDMLAEIRKLDPKPGTSFETSVSEAIVPDIVVRAAPDGSWMVELNPDALPRVLVNQDYFALVSRGTQKNSADQAFLNECLQNANWLTRSLDQRARTIMKVATEIVRQQDAFLVNGIGHLRPLNLKTVADAIKMHESTVSRVTSNKYMLTPRGLFELKYFFTVSIGSAEGGDSHSAESVRHKIRTLIHEESTEAVLSDDDIVDVLKKAGIDIARRTVAKYREAMNIPSSVQRRREKRALAKAAGF from the coding sequence ATGGCCCTGTCCGCCAGCCTTCATCTGCGCCAGTCCCAGTCTCTGGTGATGACGCCACAGCTCATGCAGTCGATCCAGCTGCTGCAGATGACGCATCTTGAGCTCAACCAGTTCATCGCACAGGAAGTCGAAAAGAACCCGCTGCTCGAATTTCAGGCAAATGACGATCAGGTCGCCCCGGAGCAGGGCGAGATGGCCGGCGGAGACGAGAGAGGCGGAAGCGACGACGGCGGCGGCCAGGCGGATCTCTATGACAGCGCCACGTCGCAAAGCGGCGAGCGGCTCGACGACCAGCTCGATGCCGATTTCGCCAATGTCTTCCAGGACGACACCACGCCGCAACGCGCCGATGCGCCGGAACTGCTTGGCCAGTGGAAATCGATGCCCGGCGGCGGCGAGGGCGAAGATTACGACCTCGACGATTTCGTCGCCGGCCGCAAGAGCCTGCGCGAAACGCTCCTGGAGCAATTGCCCTTCGCGCTGCCGGCTCCTTCCGATCGACTGATCGCGCAGCATCTCATCGATCTGCTCGACGACGCCGGCTACCTGCAGGCGGACCTCGGCGAGGTCGGCGAACGGCTGGGTGCCGCCCATGCCGATGTCCTCAGGGTGCTGCTGACGCTGCAGCAGTTCGATCCGCCCGGTGTATTTGCCCGCTCGCTCGGCGAGTGTCTCGCCATCCAGCTGCGCGCCCGCGACCGGCTCGATCCGGCGATGGAGGCGCTGCTTGCCAATCTCGAACTCCTGGCGCGGCGTGATTTCGCGACGCTGAAGAAGATCTGCGGCGTCGACGAGGAAGACCTGATCGACATGCTGGCGGAAATCCGCAAGCTCGACCCGAAGCCCGGCACCAGCTTCGAGACCAGCGTCAGCGAGGCGATCGTGCCCGATATCGTCGTGCGGGCAGCGCCCGACGGCTCATGGATGGTCGAACTCAATCCGGATGCGCTGCCGCGCGTTCTGGTCAACCAGGACTACTTCGCTTTGGTGTCACGCGGCACACAGAAAAACAGCGCCGACCAGGCCTTCCTCAACGAATGCCTGCAAAATGCCAACTGGCTGACGCGCAGCCTCGATCAGCGCGCCCGCACGATCATGAAGGTCGCCACCGAGATCGTGCGCCAGCAGGACGCGTTCCTCGTCAACGGCATCGGGCACCTCAGGCCGCTGAACCTCAAGACCGTCGCCGACGCCATCAAGATGCATGAATCGACCGTCAGCCGCGTCACCTCGAACAAGTACATGCTGACGCCGCGCGGGCTGTTTGAGCTCAAGTATTTCTTCACCGTCTCGATCGGCTCGGCCGAGGGTGGCGACAGCCATTCGGCGGAATCCGTGCGCCACAAGATCCGCACGCTGATCCACGAGGAGAGCACCGAGGCGGTGCTTTCTGACGACGACATCGTCGACGTCCTCAAGAAGGCCGGCATCGATATCGCGCGGCGCACGGTCGCCAAATACCGGGAAGCGATGAATATCCCCTCCTCCGTGCAGCGCCGGCGGGAGAAGCGCGCGCTCGCCAAGGCCGCCGGTTTCTGA
- a CDS encoding D-arabinono-1,4-lactone oxidase, producing MLQAGGHWRNWVGNQSCIVRHRGAPESEAALAEMVREATAQGLNVRCAGSGHSFTPVALTSGLQLTLSSMQGVVNIDSTRKRVAVKAGTTINQLGKVLKENGLSLINQGDIDSQALAGALTTGTHGTGARLGNMASQIVGMRLVQPDGSILVVDETTPDLLEAARVSVGMLGVISEITLQAMESYNLHEKLWRCTFDEMIEQHDELAAKHRHFGFFWCPVPESRHCYCLPDTASVSTTDRTSDVCEMKVIDITEEAPMERGFEKIAYSSEIYPIEYVPNFHELEYAVPVAHGKEAVKAVRKLMLEKHPTCIYPIEYRFTAGDTGWISPFFEQDSITLSVSGEPGTDYWEYLKDVDTILRQYGSRPHWGKLHFLGAEDVTALYPRAGDFRALRAKVDPEGRFLNDHLQQLFG from the coding sequence ATGCTTCAGGCAGGTGGCCACTGGCGCAACTGGGTCGGAAACCAATCATGCATCGTGCGCCATCGCGGCGCGCCGGAGAGTGAGGCGGCACTTGCCGAAATGGTGCGCGAGGCAACCGCGCAAGGGCTGAACGTTCGCTGCGCCGGTTCCGGACATTCCTTCACGCCAGTGGCGCTTACCAGCGGGCTACAGCTGACACTCTCGAGCATGCAGGGCGTCGTCAACATCGACAGCACCCGCAAGCGCGTGGCGGTCAAGGCCGGCACCACTATCAACCAGCTCGGCAAGGTGCTGAAGGAGAACGGCCTGTCGCTGATCAACCAGGGCGATATCGACAGCCAGGCGCTAGCCGGCGCGCTGACGACCGGCACACATGGCACCGGCGCCAGGCTCGGCAACATGGCCTCGCAGATCGTCGGCATGCGGCTGGTTCAGCCCGACGGCAGCATCCTCGTGGTCGACGAGACCACGCCGGATCTGCTGGAGGCGGCGCGCGTCTCGGTCGGCATGCTCGGCGTGATCTCGGAGATCACATTACAGGCGATGGAAAGCTACAATCTCCATGAAAAGCTCTGGCGCTGCACCTTCGACGAAATGATCGAACAGCACGACGAGCTTGCCGCCAAGCACCGCCATTTCGGTTTCTTCTGGTGCCCGGTTCCGGAGAGCCGCCACTGCTACTGCCTGCCGGACACGGCCTCGGTGTCGACCACGGACAGGACCTCCGACGTCTGCGAGATGAAGGTGATCGACATCACCGAGGAAGCGCCGATGGAGCGCGGGTTCGAGAAGATCGCTTATTCCTCGGAGATCTACCCGATCGAATACGTGCCGAACTTCCACGAGCTCGAATATGCGGTGCCCGTCGCCCACGGCAAGGAAGCGGTAAAGGCGGTGCGCAAGCTGATGCTGGAAAAGCACCCGACCTGCATCTACCCGATCGAGTATCGCTTCACCGCCGGCGATACCGGCTGGATCAGCCCCTTCTTCGAGCAGGATTCGATCACGCTTTCGGTCTCGGGCGAACCCGGCACCGACTATTGGGAATATCTGAAGGACGTGGACACGATCCTCAGGCAGTACGGTTCGCGGCCGCACTGGGGCAAGCTGCATTTCCTCGGTGCCGAGGATGTGACGGCACTCTACCCCCGAGCGGGCGATTTCCGGGCACTGAGGGCCAAGGTCGATCCCGAGGGACGTTTCCTCAACGATCACCTGCAGCAACTGTTCGGATAG
- the lptB gene encoding LPS export ABC transporter ATP-binding protein has translation MQLPFLHKRKRVRKPSATTAVASGHAVDKARYDGTLIARGLTKAYRERRVVNGVSLVVRRGEAVGLLGPNGAGKTTCFYMITGLVPVDEGSIEINGNDVTTMPMYRRARLGVGYLPQEASIFRGLTVEENIRAVLEVHDKNLERRESKLNDLLGEFNITHLRKSPAIALSGGERRRLEIARALATDPTFMLLDEPFAGVDPISVADIQALVRHLTSRGIGVLITDHNVRETLGLIDRAYIIHAGEVLTHGRANDIVTNPDVRRLYLGDNFSL, from the coding sequence GTGCAACTTCCCTTCCTCCACAAGCGCAAACGCGTCCGCAAGCCGTCGGCGACCACTGCGGTCGCTTCCGGCCATGCGGTCGATAAGGCGCGCTATGACGGCACCCTGATTGCCCGCGGACTGACCAAGGCCTATCGCGAGCGTCGGGTCGTCAACGGCGTGTCGCTGGTGGTGCGGCGCGGCGAGGCCGTGGGCCTGCTCGGGCCGAACGGCGCCGGCAAGACCACCTGCTTCTACATGATCACCGGCCTCGTCCCCGTCGACGAGGGTTCGATAGAGATCAACGGCAATGACGTGACGACCATGCCGATGTACCGGCGTGCACGCCTCGGCGTCGGCTACCTGCCGCAGGAAGCGTCGATCTTCCGCGGGCTGACGGTCGAGGAGAACATCCGCGCCGTGCTCGAAGTTCACGACAAGAACCTGGAGCGGCGCGAAAGCAAGCTCAACGACCTGCTCGGCGAGTTCAACATCACGCATCTGCGCAAGTCGCCGGCGATCGCGCTTTCCGGCGGCGAACGCCGCCGTCTCGAAATCGCCCGCGCGCTTGCTACCGACCCGACCTTCATGCTGCTCGACGAGCCCTTTGCCGGCGTCGACCCGATCTCGGTCGCCGACATCCAGGCGCTTGTCCGGCACCTGACCTCGCGCGGCATCGGCGTGCTGATCACCGACCACAATGTCCGCGAGACGCTCGGCCTCATCGATCGCGCCTACATTATCCATGCCGGCGAAGTGCTGACGCATGGTCGCGCCAACGACATTGTCACCAATCCTGACGTGCGTCGGCTCTATCTCGGCGACAATTTCAGCCTCTGA
- the sppA gene encoding signal peptide peptidase SppA, with amino-acid sequence MDELAIADRRSLRRKLSFWRFVVAGLLLLVALAIFAWSGAADDVGHNRQHVARVAITGLIQDDRELLERLQKIADNDSVKALVVTISSPGGTTYGGEVIYKAIRKVAAKKPVVSDVRTLAASAGYMIALGGDTIVAGESSITGSIGVIFQYPQVKELMDKLGVSLESIKSRPLKAEPSPFHPASDEAKAMIQSMIDDSYAWFVDLVADRRKLPRPDALLLADGRIFTGRQALKAKLVDKLGGEDEIRAFLTEKKVSKDLPIVDWEAPRKTLPFGLGALVGNWIKMLGYDAFPAMSGLEKIAGDKLFLDGLVSVWQVDGQ; translated from the coding sequence ATGGACGAACTCGCCATCGCCGATCGCCGCAGCCTGCGCCGGAAGTTGAGCTTCTGGCGCTTTGTGGTCGCGGGGCTGCTTCTCCTCGTCGCGCTCGCGATCTTTGCCTGGTCCGGGGCTGCCGACGACGTCGGCCACAACAGGCAGCATGTGGCGCGCGTTGCCATCACCGGCCTGATCCAGGATGACCGCGAACTGCTCGAGCGCCTGCAGAAGATTGCCGACAACGATAGCGTCAAGGCGCTGGTCGTGACCATTTCATCGCCGGGCGGCACCACCTATGGCGGCGAGGTTATCTATAAGGCGATCCGCAAGGTGGCGGCCAAGAAGCCGGTCGTTTCCGACGTGCGCACGCTTGCCGCCTCGGCGGGCTACATGATCGCGCTCGGCGGCGATACGATCGTTGCCGGTGAGAGCTCGATCACCGGCTCCATCGGCGTCATCTTCCAGTATCCGCAGGTCAAGGAGTTGATGGACAAGCTCGGCGTCTCCCTGGAATCGATCAAGTCGCGGCCGCTGAAGGCGGAACCTTCGCCCTTCCATCCGGCGAGCGACGAGGCGAAGGCCATGATCCAGTCGATGATTGACGACAGCTACGCCTGGTTCGTCGACCTGGTTGCCGACCGCCGCAAGTTGCCGCGTCCGGATGCGTTGCTGCTCGCCGACGGACGCATTTTCACCGGTCGCCAGGCGCTAAAGGCCAAGCTCGTCGACAAGCTCGGCGGCGAGGACGAAATTCGCGCCTTCCTCACGGAGAAAAAGGTGTCGAAGGACCTGCCGATCGTCGATTGGGAAGCCCCCCGCAAGACCCTGCCTTTTGGCCTCGGCGCGCTGGTCGGCAACTGGATCAAGATGTTGGGATATGACGCTTTTCCGGCAATGAGCGGGCTCGAAAAAATTGCAGGCGACAAGTTGTTTCTTGACGGTCTTGTTTCGGTTTGGCAGGTTGATGGCCAATGA
- a CDS encoding helix-turn-helix transcriptional regulator: MLASESVDISAMIGLIGTEDFGRALDRMLRSVTGFDLSVAFAYPYDARPIVLHDGYTAKVSASALSAYLGGAYLLDPFYVACCAGQPAGLWRMRELAPDQFFLSDFSSSAEVHPCVSMESGVLVEEVGFVIPLDGGLQATYSLMRGRGGEPFSETELARLRVYEPIVREAIRSNWRQQGQTIAPSPSEEGDDAMEAAFESLCSDLLTKQQRNIVRLILRGHSNLSIGKVMNIAEGTVRIHRKNIYRRLGISSQGALFRIFIDHLNGRQLY; the protein is encoded by the coding sequence ATGCTCGCAAGCGAGTCCGTCGATATCTCGGCGATGATCGGCCTGATCGGCACGGAAGATTTCGGCCGAGCGCTCGATCGGATGCTCCGATCGGTCACCGGCTTCGATCTCTCGGTCGCGTTTGCCTATCCTTACGATGCAAGGCCGATCGTCCTGCATGACGGCTATACGGCCAAGGTGTCGGCAAGTGCGCTTTCCGCCTATCTCGGCGGCGCCTACCTGCTCGATCCCTTTTACGTCGCCTGTTGTGCCGGCCAGCCGGCAGGGCTCTGGCGAATGCGCGAGCTTGCGCCGGACCAGTTCTTCCTGTCCGACTTCTCGTCGTCGGCGGAAGTGCATCCCTGCGTGTCGATGGAATCCGGCGTTCTCGTCGAGGAGGTGGGCTTCGTCATCCCGCTCGATGGTGGCCTGCAGGCGACCTACTCGTTGATGCGCGGCCGCGGCGGCGAGCCTTTCAGCGAGACGGAGCTGGCCAGGCTGCGCGTCTACGAGCCGATCGTGCGCGAGGCCATCAGGTCGAACTGGCGCCAGCAGGGCCAGACGATTGCGCCGTCGCCCTCCGAGGAGGGCGACGATGCGATGGAGGCGGCGTTCGAAAGCCTGTGTTCAGATCTACTGACCAAGCAGCAGCGCAACATCGTGCGCCTCATCCTTAGGGGCCACAGCAACCTGTCGATCGGCAAGGTGATGAACATCGCCGAGGGCACGGTTCGCATCCACCGCAAGAACATCTATCGCCGGCTCGGCATTTCGAGCCAGGGTGCCCTGTTCCGGATTTTCATTGATCATTTGAACGGGCGTCAGCTCTACTGA
- the lptC gene encoding LPS export ABC transporter periplasmic protein LptC produces the protein MLNHAPAPGIFADTGASSADAYALAARHSARVRRLKIILPIIAGVIAVIFAAVSFVRAFMPVDLQIETATIEDGKIVMKNPAISGRNKQGISYSMKAQRALQDIANPDIITLQTIHAEMPMKDSMIATVDATNGIYDRGANTLDMNAPFTISVNNGINADFQSAYLDINAGEMETKQPVAISMKGGSIIAQTLRMTDKGRIVIFEGMVRVNVEPAAIRKNAK, from the coding sequence ATGTTGAACCACGCGCCAGCCCCGGGCATCTTTGCCGATACGGGTGCGAGCTCCGCCGACGCCTATGCGCTCGCCGCACGGCATTCCGCGCGCGTGCGCCGCCTGAAGATCATCCTGCCGATCATCGCCGGCGTCATTGCCGTCATTTTTGCCGCCGTGTCCTTCGTGCGCGCGTTCATGCCCGTCGACCTGCAGATCGAGACCGCGACGATCGAGGACGGCAAGATCGTCATGAAGAATCCGGCGATCTCCGGTCGCAACAAGCAGGGCATCAGCTACTCGATGAAGGCCCAGCGGGCGCTTCAGGATATCGCCAACCCCGACATCATCACGCTGCAGACGATCCATGCAGAAATGCCGATGAAGGATTCGATGATAGCGACCGTCGACGCCACCAACGGCATCTATGATCGCGGCGCCAATACGCTCGACATGAACGCCCCGTTCACCATTTCCGTCAATAATGGCATCAACGCCGACTTCCAGTCGGCCTATCTGGACATCAATGCCGGCGAGATGGAAACGAAGCAGCCCGTTGCGATCAGCATGAAGGGTGGTTCGATCATTGCGCAGACGCTGCGAATGACGGATAAGGGACGTATTGTAATTTTCGAGGGTATGGTGAGGGTGAACGTCGAGCCCGCCGCCATCCGCAAAAACGCGAAATAG